The DNA region AGGAACTGTCGCAGTCCATGCGCGCCGCGCAGAACGTGGACGCCAAGGAACGCATCGCCCGCGCGGCTTTAAATCTGATTCAGGATGGCGATACGGTGGCGCTGGACGCCAGCACGACGAGTCTGGCGCTGGCCCGCCTGCTGCCCGCCCGTCAGGTTCAGGCCATCACCTGTAGCCTGGACGCCGCCAACGTGCTGGCCGCCGGGGGCGTGCCTTTTTTGATGGCGGGTGGCAACTTTCACGCCCCGGCCCGCTCGTTCGTGGGGGCATTCTTCACCGACACCATCGAGCGGCTGCACCCCGATCTGGTCTTTTTTTCCGCCAAGGGCTATACCCCGGACGCCGGATTCACCGATCCCCATCTGCCTGAAGTCGGGGCTAAACGGGCGCTGGTTCGCAGTGGCAGCAGCGTGGTGGCTCTGGTGGATAGCAGCAAGTTTGGCCGCACCGCGCTGGCAACGATTGCCGATCACGCCGACATCAACACCTTGATTACCGACGCCGAACCCGACGCCGAACTGAAATCCCGCCTGGACAACGACGACATTCAACTGATCGTAGCCCCGTGATGCCCAGCACTGTAATGCCCGCTTTCTGGAGGAACTTATGAACGCCGATCTCCTGTCTGCCCTGCAAGCCCAGCGCATCGAAACGCCGTCGTGGGGCTACGGCAATTCCGGCACGCGTTTCAAGACCTTTGCCGCCCCTGGCGCGGCCCGCGACATCTGGGAAAAGCTGGATGACGCCGCCGAGGTTCAGCGCCTGACGGGCATCGCTCCCGGCGTGGCCCTGCACATTCCCTGGGATGAGGTGGAGGATTACGCGGCGTTGAAAAAGTACGCCGCCGAGCGCGATTTACATATTGGCGCGATCAACCCGAACGTGTTTCAGGACGAGGAATACAAGCTGGGAAGCGTCACCAACCCGGACGAGGCCGTGCGCGAACAGGCCACGGCGCACCTGCTGGACTGCGTGGAGGTCATGAAACAGACCGGCAGCCGTGACCTCTCGCTGTGGTTTGCCGACGGCACCAACTACGCCGGGCAGGACGACTTACGGGCGCGAAAACGGCGGATGCGTGCGGGGTTGAAGACGGTTCACGACGCGCTGCCCGACAACGCGCGAATGCTGGTGGAATACAAACTGTTCGAGCCAGCCTTCTACGCCACAGACCTTTTCGACTGGGGTGCGGCGTACTCACATTGCCTCGCCATCGGGGAAAAGGCACAGGTCCTCGTCGATCTGGGCCACCACGCGCAGGGCGTGAACATCGAGCAGATCGTGGCCTTTCTGCTGGACGAGGGGCGGCTGGGCGGCTTCCACTTCAACGCCCGCCGCTATGCCGACGACGATCTGATCGTGGGCACCACCAACCCCTTTGAGCTGTTCTGCATCTATGCCGAACTGGTGGGCGGCACGAACTCGGCGGACGACGTGACCCGCCGCACCGCGCAGAACGTGGCCTACATGATCGATCAGAGCCACAACATCGAGCCGAAGGTGGAGGCCATGCTGCAATCGGTGCTGA from Deinococcus sp. AJ005 includes:
- a CDS encoding DeoR/GlpR family DNA-binding transcription regulator codes for the protein MHSEIMAPLPGRQQDILRRALSDKVVRIKDLAADFGVHEMTVRRDIDALCEQGKLLRVHGGAQLLERTAEELSQSMRAAQNVDAKERIARAALNLIQDGDTVALDASTTSLALARLLPARQVQAITCSLDAANVLAAGGVPFLMAGGNFHAPARSFVGAFFTDTIERLHPDLVFFSAKGYTPDAGFTDPHLPEVGAKRALVRSGSSVVALVDSSKFGRTALATIADHADINTLITDAEPDAELKSRLDNDDIQLIVAP
- the rhaI gene encoding L-rhamnose isomerase, whose product is MNADLLSALQAQRIETPSWGYGNSGTRFKTFAAPGAARDIWEKLDDAAEVQRLTGIAPGVALHIPWDEVEDYAALKKYAAERDLHIGAINPNVFQDEEYKLGSVTNPDEAVREQATAHLLDCVEVMKQTGSRDLSLWFADGTNYAGQDDLRARKRRMRAGLKTVHDALPDNARMLVEYKLFEPAFYATDLFDWGAAYSHCLAIGEKAQVLVDLGHHAQGVNIEQIVAFLLDEGRLGGFHFNARRYADDDLIVGTTNPFELFCIYAELVGGTNSADDVTRRTAQNVAYMIDQSHNIEPKVEAMLQSVLNCQEAYAAALLIDRDLLREAQEKGDVLAAHRVLTDAFKSDVRPLLRELRDELGLPFDPIKAHRDGGYQARVAGERGTQTGGGGYPVREKVRS